In Pseudoalteromonas carrageenovora IAM 12662, the following proteins share a genomic window:
- a CDS encoding efflux RND transporter periplasmic adaptor subunit: MKISPVPVVVTLVAIVCIGLAISYNGQKMAQQANGPKPEPAKSVSPNVSVINAVPSTYQAYVSGHGEAKAHWALSLKAQVKGEITNMSEQFATGNVVKKGQVLAQIDNTEYLQAVASAKATLADAKLALQEEQDLGNQAKREWQRSGVTQAPSSPLVFRTLQLEAAQATADNAQYALQTAQRDEKNTHISAPFDAVILSRDVDLGTYVSIGDTLATLNSTDKVEISVPLSLSQWQNLASDKSGEVILSDVTTQNQWQGYIARFEQHLDDSSRQRSVVVALDKPFEQATPLLPGTFLAVQIAGKALNNVIKLPASAVSQEGLIWYVNEQNTLMSIQAQKLFERGDYVYISPIEGHTNLRVVARPLVSYLNDMLVNPIVEEMP; this comes from the coding sequence ATGAAAATTTCGCCAGTACCTGTTGTTGTAACTCTTGTTGCCATTGTTTGTATAGGGCTTGCTATTTCATATAACGGCCAAAAAATGGCGCAGCAAGCAAATGGCCCAAAGCCAGAGCCGGCTAAATCTGTGTCACCCAATGTATCGGTTATAAATGCTGTGCCAAGTACTTATCAAGCCTATGTTAGCGGCCACGGTGAGGCTAAAGCACACTGGGCACTTAGCTTAAAAGCACAAGTTAAGGGCGAAATAACCAATATGAGCGAGCAATTTGCTACCGGTAATGTAGTTAAAAAGGGCCAAGTGCTTGCACAAATAGATAACACCGAATACTTACAAGCAGTCGCGAGCGCTAAAGCCACATTGGCAGATGCCAAACTTGCCCTACAAGAAGAGCAAGACTTAGGAAACCAAGCAAAGCGTGAATGGCAGCGCTCGGGTGTAACACAAGCGCCAAGCTCACCTTTAGTATTTAGAACGCTACAGCTAGAAGCCGCCCAAGCAACGGCCGATAACGCCCAATACGCACTACAAACTGCGCAGCGTGATGAAAAAAACACCCATATAAGTGCGCCGTTTGATGCTGTTATTTTATCGCGCGATGTAGATTTAGGCACTTACGTAAGCATTGGCGATACACTGGCTACATTAAACAGCACCGACAAAGTAGAAATTAGCGTACCGCTTTCATTAAGCCAATGGCAAAACCTGGCAAGCGATAAGTCGGGCGAGGTTATTTTAAGTGATGTAACAACACAGAATCAGTGGCAAGGTTACATTGCTCGTTTTGAGCAGCATCTTGACGATAGCTCTCGCCAGCGCAGTGTAGTGGTTGCGCTAGACAAACCTTTTGAGCAAGCAACACCATTGCTACCAGGTACATTTTTAGCGGTACAAATTGCCGGTAAAGCGCTTAACAACGTAATTAAATTACCCGCCTCAGCAGTATCGCAAGAAGGCTTAATTTGGTACGTAAACGAGCAAAACACGTTAATGAGCATTCAAGCGCAAAAACTATTTGAGCGCGGTGATTACGTTTATATCTCTCCTATTGAAGGACACACTAATTTACGTGTGGTGGCTCGCCCACTCGTAAGCTACTTAAACGATATGTTAGTAAACCCAATTGTTGAGGAGATGCCATAA
- a CDS encoding TolC family protein: MVYFKKRSTVLLLALSCTLAACSSQPSYTGNSTEQSLKQHANWQYTQDDATEVSYITDLVNIAGLDSFINQAVANNPSFNQVHVALKLAYAQRDVTAASQWFSVDADFDAQRNETTGTQYSSSLGVSWEADVWQKIADNVAAQDMTIASNQATYQGAKDTLVASVMRTYLNIILQQDLLNIEQQRLTVLENNEQSIVERYQYGLGDLEALDTARTNTASTRATIADYQEQIAQAKRALVLLVGVDKLENLPTTSVLPEVIEPLSALPDQDLARRPDLQSAYYNIQSKRYLVDVAYKDLLPSITLSASLSDLATTPSQALLTSPVWNLLGSLSAPLFQGGALRAQVDIAKLNAEQAFWEYQDTLLSAVNEVENALGQEQSLTQQQLQISKALASAKRSYSNYQSKYQQGLVDILDLLTVQQQVYDLQAQLSQINYTLLTNRIDLGLALGLGVSS; this comes from the coding sequence ATGGTTTATTTTAAAAAGCGCTCAACGGTTTTATTGCTTGCACTTAGCTGCACGCTTGCTGCGTGTAGTAGCCAGCCAAGCTATACAGGTAATAGCACCGAGCAATCGCTAAAGCAGCATGCAAATTGGCAATACACACAAGATGATGCAACCGAGGTAAGTTATATCACTGATTTAGTGAATATAGCGGGGCTTGATTCGTTTATTAACCAAGCCGTTGCAAATAATCCTTCATTTAACCAAGTGCATGTGGCGCTAAAACTTGCTTATGCACAGCGCGATGTTACCGCAGCAAGCCAGTGGTTTAGTGTAGATGCCGATTTTGACGCTCAGCGCAACGAAACAACTGGCACGCAGTACAGCTCATCACTAGGGGTTAGCTGGGAGGCCGACGTATGGCAAAAAATTGCTGATAACGTAGCCGCGCAAGACATGACCATAGCCAGTAATCAGGCCACTTACCAAGGCGCTAAAGACACCTTAGTAGCCAGCGTGATGCGCACGTATTTAAACATTATTTTGCAGCAAGATTTACTTAACATAGAGCAGCAGCGTTTAACTGTTTTAGAAAATAACGAGCAAAGTATTGTTGAGCGTTACCAATACGGCTTAGGTGATTTAGAAGCCCTTGATACCGCGCGTACAAATACCGCCTCAACCCGAGCCACTATTGCCGATTATCAAGAACAAATAGCGCAAGCTAAACGTGCTTTAGTATTATTAGTGGGCGTTGATAAACTTGAAAACTTACCTACTACCTCTGTTTTACCTGAGGTAATTGAGCCGCTAAGCGCGCTACCAGATCAAGATTTAGCGCGTCGCCCCGATTTACAAAGTGCCTATTACAATATTCAATCTAAACGTTATTTAGTGGATGTAGCTTACAAAGATTTACTGCCAAGCATTACGCTTTCGGCATCGCTTAGCGATTTAGCAACTACACCAAGCCAAGCATTATTAACCAGCCCAGTATGGAACTTATTAGGCAGTTTAAGTGCGCCGTTGTTTCAAGGCGGGGCACTTCGTGCACAAGTTGATATTGCAAAACTAAATGCCGAACAAGCGTTTTGGGAATACCAAGACACGCTACTTAGCGCCGTAAACGAAGTAGAAAATGCACTAGGTCAAGAGCAATCATTAACACAGCAGCAGCTACAAATTAGTAAAGCACTTGCCAGTGCTAAGCGCAGTTATAGCAACTACCAAAGCAAATACCAGCAAGGTTTGGTTGATATTTTAGATTTACTAACCGTGCAGCAGCAGGTGTACGACCTACAAGCTCAGCTAAGCCAAATAAATTACACCCTTTTAACTAACCGTATAGATTTAGGCCTTGCCTTGGGCCTTGGAGTATCGTCATGA
- a CDS encoding efflux RND transporter permease subunit: MSPHQAPQLPNNTNPLHGIISWFANNSVAANLLLISVIVMGIMSLSTLRKEAFPSLEPDTISVSVVYDSGDALQAEEGIALKVEEALETVPGIKRITSTSDASGSHVSIEKKTDYSLDELLTDVKNQVDAINNFPADAEEPVIDKARRQDHALTLQLFGDADRHTLQNLGEKLKADLLAKSGISDVEQSGVLDPMMSVEIDEGKLQAYGLTISDVSEVINNESSSPLSTSLRDSNKIMRLKAADQAYWQRDFANIVLLKTQSGTQIKLGDVATVTDTFAEDTNSLSRYNQKNAVGIEILMDENSDITTIVEQAQSVIDTWHERGLLPQNVELESWHDKSTMITERLSLLTKNAVTGIIMVFVILAIFLNVRVALWVAGGLPFVFFGTLYFMTDSYTALTINEMTTFGFIMALGIVVDDAVVVGESIYTTRKKHGDTLNNTILGTMKVAVPTIFGVLTTVAAFVALSNVSGNLGKIYSQFATVVTICLLLSVVESKLILPSHLAHVSTKRQLKSGLSGLWSKVQHGADSSLTWFSDKVYRRVIEYSLRFRYAIVAAFVAFFILVVGMPMTGAVKVGFFPSIAGDTVTAELVMQNDAAYGQTNKNLLALEQSALQAQQNLMDKFDSQESEITSLQLVSSSDTSGTVSVELLNEGDFTASEFAQEWQRLVGMPEGSKKLQVLATRKMVDNFKVELKAWDDETVMAAGALFKERLQNTAGVNGIDDNLNPGQPQLKFSLNAQGRALGMDTASLSEQVLQAFGGAIVQRYQRDKDEVKVRVRYPENARKTPADIMQSRIRLPDGTVVPLVNVANISSEYQQDEITRIDGLRAIYLSAQVDKNIVASNELVANLSRDLVPELNAQFPNLSIHFAGEAEEQDETTGSMATMFIAALLVIYVLLAIPLKSYIQPVLIMVAIPFGIVGAILGHWWNDLTISILSLNGILALSGVVVNDSLLLVSRFNELVKDEGMSTHDAIVESCTSRLRAVMLTSITTYAGLVPLLSETSMQAQFLIPAAASLGYGILFATVITLILIPALLMIQIDIKRLLANVLDFLSGKRTQGAAS, translated from the coding sequence ATGAGCCCGCATCAAGCACCGCAATTACCTAATAATACTAACCCTTTGCACGGTATTATTAGCTGGTTTGCTAACAACTCAGTAGCCGCCAATTTATTACTCATTAGCGTAATAGTTATGGGCATAATGTCGCTTTCTACTTTGCGTAAAGAGGCGTTTCCAAGCCTTGAGCCAGATACTATTTCGGTATCGGTGGTTTACGACAGTGGCGATGCCTTACAAGCAGAAGAAGGCATCGCCCTAAAAGTAGAAGAGGCCCTTGAAACCGTACCGGGTATTAAGCGCATTACCTCTACATCTGATGCCAGCGGCAGCCATGTAAGCATTGAGAAAAAAACCGATTACTCGCTTGATGAGCTACTCACCGATGTTAAAAACCAAGTTGATGCCATAAATAACTTTCCGGCAGATGCCGAAGAGCCGGTGATCGACAAAGCGCGCAGGCAAGATCACGCATTAACCTTACAATTATTTGGTGATGCCGACCGCCATACTTTGCAAAACCTAGGTGAAAAACTAAAAGCCGATTTATTAGCTAAATCGGGCATTAGCGATGTAGAGCAATCGGGCGTGCTTGATCCTATGATGTCGGTAGAAATCGACGAAGGCAAACTACAAGCCTACGGTTTAACAATTAGCGATGTAAGCGAGGTGATTAACAACGAATCATCGAGCCCGCTTTCTACTAGCTTGCGCGATAGCAATAAAATAATGCGCCTAAAAGCGGCAGATCAAGCTTACTGGCAGCGCGACTTTGCCAATATTGTGTTACTTAAAACGCAATCAGGCACACAAATTAAATTAGGTGATGTAGCAACCGTTACCGACACATTCGCAGAAGATACCAACTCACTAAGTCGTTATAACCAGAAAAATGCCGTAGGCATTGAAATTTTAATGGATGAAAATAGCGATATAACCACCATAGTTGAGCAAGCACAAAGCGTAATTGATACATGGCACGAGCGCGGCTTATTACCGCAAAATGTAGAGCTTGAAAGCTGGCACGACAAAAGCACCATGATCACCGAGCGCCTATCGCTGCTTACTAAAAATGCTGTAACCGGTATTATTATGGTGTTTGTTATTTTAGCGATATTTTTAAATGTACGCGTTGCGCTATGGGTTGCGGGTGGCTTGCCATTTGTATTTTTTGGCACGCTGTACTTTATGACCGACAGCTACACCGCACTGACTATAAATGAAATGACCACCTTTGGTTTTATTATGGCACTGGGGATCGTGGTTGACGATGCCGTGGTTGTGGGGGAGAGTATTTACACCACTCGCAAAAAACACGGCGACACCCTTAATAACACGATTTTAGGCACCATGAAGGTGGCTGTACCCACCATATTTGGCGTATTAACCACGGTAGCTGCGTTTGTTGCGCTTTCGAATGTATCTGGCAATTTAGGTAAAATTTACTCTCAGTTTGCGACCGTAGTGACGATTTGTTTACTGCTTTCGGTTGTTGAATCAAAACTTATTTTACCGTCGCATTTAGCCCACGTAAGTACTAAACGTCAGTTAAAGTCGGGCCTTAGTGGCTTGTGGTCAAAGGTGCAGCACGGCGCCGACAGCAGCCTAACTTGGTTTAGCGATAAAGTGTACCGCCGCGTTATTGAATACTCGTTACGATTTAGATACGCCATTGTTGCTGCATTTGTGGCCTTTTTTATTCTGGTTGTTGGTATGCCTATGACCGGTGCAGTAAAAGTAGGTTTTTTCCCAAGTATTGCCGGCGATACCGTAACCGCTGAACTTGTTATGCAAAACGATGCAGCGTACGGACAAACTAATAAAAACTTGTTAGCGCTTGAGCAAAGTGCACTACAAGCCCAGCAAAATTTAATGGATAAGTTTGACTCGCAAGAGAGCGAAATAACGAGCTTACAATTAGTGAGCAGTAGCGATACTAGCGGTACGGTAAGTGTTGAGCTATTAAACGAGGGCGACTTTACTGCAAGCGAATTTGCACAAGAATGGCAGCGCCTTGTCGGTATGCCAGAGGGCAGCAAAAAACTACAAGTATTGGCTACACGTAAAATGGTCGATAACTTTAAAGTAGAGTTAAAAGCGTGGGATGACGAAACTGTAATGGCCGCAGGCGCACTGTTTAAAGAGCGCTTACAAAATACTGCTGGTGTTAATGGCATAGACGATAATTTAAACCCAGGTCAGCCACAGCTTAAATTTAGCTTAAATGCACAAGGGCGCGCTTTAGGTATGGATACGGCGAGCCTATCAGAGCAGGTTTTACAAGCTTTTGGTGGAGCAATTGTACAGCGTTACCAGCGCGATAAAGACGAAGTAAAAGTACGTGTACGTTACCCAGAAAACGCCCGTAAAACACCAGCCGATATAATGCAATCGCGTATAAGGTTACCCGATGGCACCGTAGTACCTTTGGTTAACGTAGCCAATATAAGCAGCGAATATCAGCAAGATGAAATAACCCGCATTGATGGCTTACGTGCAATTTACTTAAGCGCACAAGTAGATAAAAACATTGTGGCATCTAACGAATTAGTTGCTAACTTAAGCCGCGATTTAGTACCTGAGCTTAACGCGCAATTTCCTAACTTAAGTATTCACTTTGCCGGAGAAGCCGAAGAGCAAGACGAAACAACAGGCTCAATGGCCACTATGTTTATAGCCGCGTTATTAGTTATTTACGTATTGCTGGCGATTCCGCTTAAATCGTACATTCAACCAGTATTGATTATGGTGGCGATTCCGTTTGGTATTGTGGGTGCTATTTTAGGCCATTGGTGGAACGACTTAACCATCAGCATACTTTCTTTAAATGGTATTTTGGCGCTCAGTGGGGTGGTTGTAAACGACAGCCTATTATTGGTATCGCGCTTTAACGAGCTGGTAAAAGATGAAGGCATGAGCACGCACGATGCCATTGTAGAGTCGTGCACAAGCCGCCTGCGCGCGGTAATGCTTACCTCAATTACAACCTATGCGGGCTTAGTGCCGTTATTAAGCGAAACCTCAATGCAGGCACAGTTTTTAATCCCTGCTGCGGCATCACTTGGTTATGGTATTTTGTTTGCCACGGTTATTACGTTAATCCTTATTCCGGCATTATTAATGATTCAAATAGACATTAAGCGCTTACTTGCCAATGTGTTAGACTTTTTAAGTGGTAAACGCACCCAAGGAGCTGCCTCTTAA
- a CDS encoding Ig-like domain-containing protein → MNKLIKFTPILCALALAGCGGGSGNTAPQFSQPNLSFTVNEDTAFLGQVTATDDDALSYTLANAPSNGIIAVEANGEFTYTPFSNYFGEDTATISASDGSLTANVVIRFSVENVNDAPQLLTTNVFVTSSTTTQGVITTQDLDGDTVTISLITPPSNGVMSINSTTGEFTYEAQSLSSIDEQFEISYTDGLISEPLTAIISLSPSYVTNEDKLNYYYSSSLSHLKQADELSANIADELSRYEVYATQAAAYARAGFLDTANDYLALINEQTARSSALKDVAQALDEIGQTEQANDYRDQAVAAYNQYLADKGFDNIASSDASALYSLVKSYLAADQVSQASNLLNTISLYAEQVREDEYTSSYGYFLNGVRLSIDDALQSYAQSLDESDLTQAKLLANNYAQLAVKTGYRLVRSGEYEGQPYEQYKTLHGAWAAQYLYRAGEFEAAKDYTNQVLAMYGSTGFDSNYAYSASPYSAATLDNYTYPIQFLAGLIEGLYQSGENPAITLSDSETDINSAQEQVYGFNIANRLLGGEDITSAAAQARSFFIENGDYNEFFRALTSLDNVPGTGLILSEAGRNDLAQQVFTYAGDFIASDDYISKESSTTLLTGSKGCKLLVDLTAQVGGDTANSANKCLTMLNTLNAGDIRTLSNTSSIAAHNQVIVSLIKGGLSEQVAGVHNQLLSYIALDEDTEDRFEARLETLGYLVNANQTSLASTTLNDAITEITPELNALTSDQLETILAAVKAEVIGLEEAQTGEFERYSMLSSMGTNAANISDFSANYSNAKTQASTLLNTLEPLILNFADTIIADNMEDLVNSFTLINDTTKAQSLINNGVNGEADQLELYIGMTNLVASRDDFKGIAIASVDTDHDGLPNFFLPNTSDEDIALAGLIADQDADNDGVIDSEDTTPLGI, encoded by the coding sequence ATGAACAAGCTAATTAAATTTACCCCAATATTATGCGCGCTTGCGTTGGCTGGTTGTGGCGGTGGCTCTGGTAATACTGCTCCACAGTTTTCTCAACCTAATTTAAGTTTTACTGTAAACGAAGACACCGCTTTTTTAGGCCAAGTAACAGCTACCGACGATGACGCCTTAAGCTATACGCTTGCTAATGCACCAAGCAATGGCATCATAGCAGTTGAAGCAAACGGTGAATTTACCTACACACCATTTAGTAATTATTTTGGAGAAGACACAGCAACCATTAGCGCAAGCGATGGCAGCTTAACGGCTAATGTAGTGATACGCTTTAGCGTAGAAAATGTTAATGATGCCCCGCAGCTACTCACTACTAATGTATTTGTCACCTCTTCAACCACCACTCAAGGGGTTATTACTACACAAGACTTAGATGGCGACACCGTAACTATTAGCTTAATAACACCACCGAGTAATGGCGTAATGAGCATAAATAGCACCACGGGTGAATTTACCTATGAGGCTCAATCTCTAAGCAGCATTGATGAGCAATTTGAAATTAGCTACACAGATGGCCTAATTAGCGAGCCGTTAACTGCAATTATTTCACTAAGCCCATCTTATGTAACTAACGAAGATAAACTTAATTATTACTACAGCTCTAGTCTGTCGCACTTAAAACAAGCCGACGAGTTAAGCGCAAATATTGCCGATGAACTTTCTCGATATGAGGTATACGCAACCCAAGCTGCGGCCTATGCACGTGCAGGATTTTTAGATACTGCTAACGACTATTTAGCGCTAATAAACGAGCAAACAGCGCGTTCTTCGGCACTAAAAGATGTGGCACAAGCACTAGATGAAATAGGCCAAACAGAACAAGCTAACGATTACCGTGACCAAGCGGTGGCGGCCTACAACCAATACTTAGCTGATAAAGGCTTTGATAACATTGCCTCATCAGACGCATCAGCGCTTTATTCTTTAGTAAAAAGCTATTTAGCTGCTGATCAAGTTTCGCAAGCAAGTAATTTGTTAAATACAATTTCATTATACGCAGAGCAAGTACGCGAAGACGAATACACCTCAAGCTATGGCTACTTTTTAAATGGCGTACGCTTATCAATAGATGACGCCCTACAAAGCTATGCGCAAAGCCTAGATGAAAGCGATTTAACGCAAGCCAAATTGCTTGCTAATAATTACGCGCAACTTGCAGTAAAAACAGGTTACAGGCTAGTACGTAGCGGCGAATACGAAGGCCAACCATACGAGCAATACAAAACGCTACATGGTGCATGGGCTGCGCAATACCTTTATAGAGCTGGTGAATTTGAAGCGGCAAAAGACTATACCAACCAAGTACTTGCCATGTATGGTTCAACGGGTTTTGATAGTAACTACGCTTACTCTGCATCGCCTTACAGCGCCGCTACTTTGGATAACTACACTTACCCTATTCAATTTTTAGCAGGCTTAATTGAAGGCCTATACCAAAGCGGCGAAAACCCAGCAATAACGCTATCAGACAGCGAAACCGATATAAACAGCGCGCAAGAGCAAGTGTATGGTTTTAATATAGCTAATCGCCTGCTTGGTGGGGAAGATATAACGAGTGCCGCAGCACAAGCTCGCAGCTTTTTTATAGAAAATGGTGATTACAACGAATTTTTTAGAGCGCTAACATCGCTTGATAACGTCCCTGGCACAGGCCTAATTTTAAGTGAAGCTGGCAGAAACGATCTAGCACAGCAAGTATTTACCTATGCTGGCGACTTTATAGCCTCGGATGACTACATAAGCAAAGAATCATCAACCACGCTTTTAACCGGTTCCAAGGGCTGTAAATTGTTAGTTGATTTAACTGCGCAAGTCGGTGGTGATACAGCAAATTCCGCTAATAAATGCTTAACCATGCTTAATACGCTCAATGCAGGCGATATACGTACGCTAAGTAATACCTCATCAATTGCAGCTCATAATCAAGTAATAGTATCGCTTATTAAAGGCGGCTTATCGGAGCAAGTAGCTGGTGTACACAATCAACTACTTAGCTACATTGCACTAGATGAAGATACCGAAGACAGGTTTGAAGCCCGCTTAGAAACCTTAGGTTACTTAGTTAATGCAAACCAAACATCACTGGCAAGTACCACTTTAAATGATGCTATTACTGAAATAACGCCTGAGCTAAATGCATTAACAAGCGATCAGCTAGAAACTATTTTAGCCGCTGTTAAAGCCGAAGTAATTGGCTTAGAAGAAGCTCAAACAGGTGAATTTGAACGTTATTCTATGCTTTCAAGTATGGGCACTAACGCGGCGAATATTAGCGATTTTTCAGCAAACTATAGCAATGCAAAAACACAAGCTAGCACGCTTTTAAATACGCTTGAGCCTCTTATTTTAAACTTTGCCGATACAATTATTGCCGACAACATGGAAGATTTAGTAAACAGTTTTACGCTAATTAACGATACCACTAAAGCACAAAGCTTAATAAATAATGGCGTTAATGGCGAAGCCGATCAGCTTGAGCTTTACATAGGCATGACCAACTTAGTCGCCTCTCGTGATGACTTTAAAGGCATAGCTATTGCCAGCGTAGATACTGACCACGACGGCTTACCTAACTTCTTTTTACCTAACACCAGCGATGAAGATATAGCCTTAGCTGGATTAATTGCCGACCAAGACGCCGATAACGATGGCGTAATTGATAGCGAAGACACTACCCCACTAGGTATTTAA
- a CDS encoding TonB-dependent receptor gives MQTPTTLACLLLLSQGVYAAEQQQQTEPKTQPCNDLKNEQKERCEALEHIEVKGQYIGIEVPEVIGRSYLNRDFINATPKGNGDINELIALLPGVQLSNEAYSIGSLAEISAPEISISGAQPWQTGFSLDGLNYNNRIDPGSSSRLSSSSNDVSGGVQSMNVNSDVVESITVYDHNIPAEFGGFSGGIVDSKTKSVFTNDSFSFGVRSNQSSWGSYHFIEADQDSSQQNVDQSTLETPKYEKISYNLRANKQINKRHGVMMSVSYLTSDISDLSLGEVKTQSRKNINAIVKYGYRNGWVDALDLTLMYSPYEVDDFITDAKDSDFHLEGGAVGAVASLTQHFDFATWRSNLNFSMSDSNREGPAHFYNWLQAKGKDWGQYADQGDAQTRYSRQGGYGALDNTQYTTSWKNTLNFNSFEFAGTEHNIKAGIELIRQEVERERIQNSYNYDSPIIWSSASTPLNCSGYTLDCQALETTISIDELAAQLGGEIDFNNQDHITAYSNNVTTTAQYFNGRLVTPAEYINVALNRASFYATDSITLGQLSLNLGMRYEYDDFLANHNIAPRLSLGYDVFNNNRTIISAGVNRYYDSAIIGYKVKEQQRFSYREYRPIENGYLQGWLPSNYTGAFKYRFDDVNTPYDDELALGIAHSFEKAGNISLKYVKRKKHQQFSQVTDEEAASDGYKYIYMTNEGDGSSERYSISWSAQFGKHSLWANASYAENKVSNDEYSASAENTPLDELVYYLNAQGEGELVTLGQLEQIRTNFGTPVSGALGWNVDWNSSFSTGLNVTYSDSYTSAVSTGASESIGLEQSCTSCPVESSLVDVYEEQEIRARTMLGLSLRYSHNLTKTQSIDIRADISNLLNARTYTVNEGASGIEPGRMFWVGVSYNYD, from the coding sequence ATGCAGACACCGACTACCCTCGCGTGTCTGCTTTTGCTTTCTCAGGGTGTATACGCCGCAGAGCAGCAACAGCAGACCGAACCAAAAACACAGCCATGTAACGACCTTAAAAATGAGCAAAAAGAGCGTTGTGAAGCACTTGAGCACATTGAAGTAAAAGGCCAGTACATAGGCATAGAAGTACCCGAAGTTATTGGGCGTTCTTACTTAAATCGTGACTTTATAAATGCCACACCTAAAGGCAACGGCGATATAAACGAGCTTATTGCATTGCTCCCTGGTGTACAGCTAAGCAACGAGGCTTACTCTATTGGTAGTTTGGCAGAAATCAGCGCACCAGAAATATCAATCTCAGGCGCGCAGCCATGGCAAACTGGCTTTTCATTAGATGGACTAAACTACAATAACCGCATAGACCCTGGTAGCAGCAGCCGCTTAAGCTCTTCATCAAACGATGTATCGGGCGGCGTGCAAAGCATGAATGTAAACTCCGATGTAGTTGAATCAATCACAGTATACGACCATAACATTCCGGCTGAGTTTGGTGGCTTTTCGGGTGGTATTGTTGATAGTAAAACCAAAAGCGTATTTACCAATGACAGTTTTAGCTTTGGTGTGCGAAGTAATCAAAGTAGCTGGGGGAGTTATCACTTTATAGAAGCCGATCAAGACAGCTCTCAGCAAAATGTTGATCAAAGCACACTTGAAACGCCTAAGTATGAAAAAATCAGCTATAACCTGCGTGCTAATAAACAAATTAATAAGCGCCATGGCGTAATGATGAGTGTTAGTTACTTAACCAGCGACATCAGCGATTTGTCGTTAGGGGAAGTCAAAACGCAAAGCCGTAAAAACATAAATGCCATTGTTAAATATGGTTATCGCAATGGCTGGGTAGACGCATTAGATTTAACTCTAATGTATTCACCTTACGAAGTAGATGACTTTATAACCGACGCCAAAGACAGCGACTTCCATTTAGAAGGCGGCGCCGTAGGCGCGGTCGCATCACTTACCCAGCACTTTGATTTTGCAACCTGGCGCAGCAACCTTAATTTTAGTATGAGTGATAGCAACCGAGAAGGCCCAGCGCACTTTTATAACTGGCTGCAAGCTAAAGGCAAAGATTGGGGACAATATGCCGACCAAGGCGATGCGCAAACACGCTACTCTCGCCAAGGAGGCTATGGCGCTTTAGATAACACCCAATACACCACCAGCTGGAAAAACACGCTAAATTTCAATTCATTTGAATTTGCAGGAACTGAGCATAATATTAAGGCCGGTATAGAGCTTATTCGCCAAGAAGTAGAGCGCGAACGCATACAAAATAGCTACAACTACGACTCCCCTATTATATGGTCTAGCGCTAGTACACCACTTAATTGCAGTGGTTACACGCTTGACTGCCAAGCGCTTGAAACCACTATATCTATTGACGAACTTGCAGCGCAGTTAGGGGGCGAAATTGATTTTAACAACCAAGATCACATAACAGCGTACAGCAACAATGTAACAACCACCGCGCAGTATTTTAATGGCCGCTTAGTAACCCCAGCAGAGTATATTAATGTAGCGTTAAATCGCGCCTCGTTTTATGCAACAGATAGCATCACCTTAGGGCAATTAAGCTTAAATTTAGGTATGCGCTACGAATACGATGACTTTTTAGCTAATCATAATATTGCGCCACGTCTATCCCTTGGTTACGATGTATTTAACAACAACCGCACTATTATTAGCGCAGGGGTAAACCGCTATTACGACTCAGCCATTATTGGTTATAAAGTAAAAGAGCAGCAGCGTTTTTCATATCGAGAGTATCGCCCAATTGAAAACGGCTACCTTCAAGGGTGGCTGCCGTCTAACTATACCGGCGCGTTTAAATACCGCTTTGATGATGTAAATACCCCCTACGATGACGAACTCGCATTAGGCATTGCGCACTCATTTGAAAAAGCAGGCAATATATCGCTCAAATATGTAAAACGTAAAAAGCATCAGCAGTTTTCTCAGGTTACCGATGAAGAAGCAGCTAGTGATGGCTATAAATACATTTATATGACTAACGAGGGTGATGGCAGCTCAGAGCGCTACTCTATCTCGTGGAGTGCACAGTTTGGTAAACACTCTTTATGGGCCAATGCCTCCTACGCTGAAAACAAAGTTTCAAACGACGAATACAGCGCTAGTGCAGAAAATACCCCCCTTGATGAACTCGTTTATTATCTCAATGCACAAGGCGAAGGCGAGCTTGTAACGCTTGGGCAGCTAGAGCAAATACGTACCAATTTTGGCACCCCAGTGTCAGGTGCGCTTGGCTGGAATGTTGATTGGAACAGCTCATTTAGTACAGGCTTAAATGTTACCTACAGTGACAGCTACACCAGCGCGGTAAGTACCGGGGCTAGCGAAAGTATTGGGCTTGAGCAAAGCTGTACAAGTTGCCCTGTAGAATCAAGCTTAGTTGATGTATACGAAGAGCAAGAAATACGCGCCAGAACCATGCTAGGGCTCAGTTTACGCTATAGCCATAACCTCACAAAAACCCAGTCTATTGACATAAGAGCAGATATTTCTAATTTATTAAATGCCCGCACTTACACAGTAAACGAAGGGGCATCAGGTATTGAGCCCGGGCGTATGTTTTGGGTAGGAGTTAGCTATAACTATGATTAG